A region from the Prosthecobacter algae genome encodes:
- a CDS encoding cytochrome C, producing MPIYEFYCPENNTVYQFLARSLAYRHKVPSCPENPAYHLQKQISRFAILGKAKEDLEGDPFAGLDEAKMEALMADVEGEMGAMSEDNPDPKQLGHLMRKMTDLMGDKTPPELREMVKRLEAGEDPEKLEAEFGGLDEGGDGDLFTTVKKMVHGNRPPIRNPKLYEMSEWVKDPPGAAL from the coding sequence GTCCGGAAAACAACACTGTGTATCAGTTCCTGGCCCGCAGTCTGGCCTATCGGCACAAGGTACCGAGCTGTCCGGAGAATCCAGCGTATCACCTGCAGAAGCAGATTTCGCGTTTTGCCATTCTGGGCAAGGCCAAGGAAGATCTGGAGGGGGACCCATTTGCCGGCCTGGATGAGGCCAAAATGGAGGCGCTGATGGCGGATGTGGAAGGGGAGATGGGGGCGATGAGCGAGGATAACCCGGATCCTAAGCAACTGGGCCATCTGATGCGGAAGATGACGGATCTGATGGGCGACAAGACGCCGCCGGAGCTGAGAGAGATGGTGAAGCGGCTGGAAGCAGGGGAGGATCCAGAAAAACTCGAGGCTGAGTTTGGCGGGCTGGATGAAGGGGGAGATGGCGACCTCTTTACGACGGTCAAGAAAATGGTGCACGGCAACCGTCCGCCCATTCGCAATCCGAAGCTCTATGAGATGAGCGAGTGGGTGAAGGACCCTCCTGGGGCAGCCTTATAG